From one Longimicrobiaceae bacterium genomic stretch:
- a CDS encoding O-methyltransferase — protein sequence MNEDVWNRVDDYFCGMLLPADEVLDAAAAASDAAGIPSIQVAPNQGMLLHLLAAAQGARTILEIGTLSGYSTIWLARALPHGGRLVTLEIDPLHAEVARGNFERAGLSEVVELRLGPALETLPQLAAEGLGPFDLIFIDADKANIPAYFTWALRLARRGTMIIVDNVVRDGEVVDAQSDDAAVQGVRRFVEMAAAEPRVKATVVQTVGVKGYDGLAFVLVTEDAPESA from the coding sequence ATGAACGAAGACGTTTGGAACCGCGTGGACGACTACTTCTGCGGGATGCTGCTGCCGGCGGACGAGGTGCTGGACGCAGCGGCGGCGGCGAGCGACGCGGCGGGCATCCCGTCCATCCAGGTCGCGCCCAACCAGGGGATGCTGCTGCACCTGCTCGCGGCGGCGCAGGGTGCGCGGACGATCCTGGAGATCGGCACGCTCAGCGGCTACAGCACGATCTGGCTCGCACGCGCGCTGCCGCACGGCGGGCGCCTGGTGACGCTGGAGATCGACCCGCTGCACGCCGAGGTCGCGCGCGGCAACTTCGAGCGTGCAGGGCTGTCGGAGGTCGTGGAGCTTCGGCTTGGGCCTGCGCTGGAGACGCTGCCGCAGCTCGCGGCGGAGGGACTCGGACCGTTCGACCTCATCTTCATCGACGCGGACAAGGCTAACATTCCCGCGTACTTCACCTGGGCGCTTCGCCTGGCGCGCCGCGGCACGATGATCATCGTGGACAACGTGGTGCGCGACGGCGAAGTGGTCGACGCCCAGAGCGACGACGCGGCGGTGCAGGGCGTCCGCAGGTTCGTGGAGATGGCCGCCGCCGAGCCGCGCGTGAAGGCTACCGTCGTCCAGACGGTCGGCGTGAAGGGCTACGACGGCCTCGCCTTCGTGCTGGTGACGGAGGACGCGCCCGAATCCGCCTGA
- a CDS encoding sorbosone dehydrogenase family protein, giving the protein MTARGASVRAGWFACSHPAVEATMIPSRRSAAALLLASSLVVTSACGGGARLPVSAGTGPSPTLPAPRKSVIPLVKVARAHGWPAGATPTAAPGTRVAAFATGLHHPRWLYVLPNGDVLVAETNAPPKPDDGKGLKGFFMGIFMKEAGAAVPSANRITLLRDTDGDGVADVRSIFLEGQNSPFGMALAGGQLYVANSDAVVRFPYSAGEMRIAAAGTPVVALPAGRINHHWTKNVVASADGSKLYVSVGSNSNVGENGMRAEEGRAAIWQVDAATGAHRVFASGLRNPVGMAWEPETGALWTSVNERDEIGSDLVPDYMTSVRDGGFYGWPYSYYGAHVDTRVKPQRPDLVAAAIVPDYALGPHTASLGLAWSANAALPFGRGMFVGQHGSWNRSPLSGYRVIFVPFTAGKPSGPPVDVLTGFVRSGDALGRPVGVAVDSKGALLVADDVGNTVWRVTASGGR; this is encoded by the coding sequence ATGACGGCCCGGGGCGCTTCCGTGCGCGCCGGGTGGTTCGCGTGCTCACACCCGGCGGTGGAGGCGACGATGATCCCGTCCAGACGTTCGGCCGCTGCGCTCCTGCTCGCATCCTCACTCGTCGTCACGTCTGCTTGCGGGGGCGGGGCGCGCCTGCCCGTGTCCGCGGGGACGGGGCCCAGCCCCACGCTGCCCGCGCCACGCAAGTCGGTGATCCCGCTGGTGAAGGTGGCCCGCGCACACGGCTGGCCGGCGGGCGCCACGCCCACCGCCGCGCCCGGCACGCGCGTGGCGGCGTTCGCCACGGGGCTGCACCACCCGCGTTGGCTGTACGTGCTGCCCAACGGCGACGTGCTGGTGGCCGAGACCAACGCCCCGCCCAAGCCGGACGACGGCAAGGGGCTCAAGGGCTTCTTCATGGGCATCTTCATGAAGGAGGCGGGCGCGGCGGTGCCCAGCGCGAACCGCATCACCCTGCTGCGCGACACCGACGGAGACGGCGTGGCCGACGTGCGCTCCATCTTCCTGGAGGGGCAGAACTCGCCGTTCGGGATGGCGCTGGCGGGCGGGCAGCTCTACGTGGCGAACAGCGACGCGGTGGTGCGCTTCCCCTACTCCGCCGGGGAGATGCGGATCGCCGCGGCGGGCACGCCCGTGGTGGCGCTGCCTGCGGGGCGCATCAACCACCACTGGACGAAGAACGTCGTCGCATCTGCCGACGGGTCGAAGCTCTATGTCTCCGTGGGCTCCAACAGCAACGTGGGCGAGAACGGGATGCGCGCCGAGGAAGGCCGCGCCGCCATCTGGCAGGTGGATGCCGCCACGGGTGCGCACCGCGTGTTCGCCTCGGGCCTGCGCAACCCCGTGGGCATGGCGTGGGAGCCGGAGACGGGCGCGCTGTGGACGTCGGTGAACGAGCGCGACGAGATCGGCAGCGACCTGGTGCCGGACTACATGACTTCGGTCCGCGACGGCGGGTTCTACGGCTGGCCGTACAGCTACTACGGCGCCCACGTGGACACGCGCGTCAAGCCGCAGCGGCCGGACCTGGTCGCCGCCGCCATCGTGCCGGACTACGCGCTGGGCCCGCACACCGCCTCCCTCGGCCTGGCGTGGTCCGCGAACGCGGCGCTGCCGTTCGGGCGGGGGATGTTCGTGGGGCAGCACGGCTCGTGGAACCGCAGCCCGCTCAGCGGCTACCGCGTGATCTTCGTCCCCTTCACCGCCGGCAAACCGTCCGGCCCGCCGGTGGACGTCCTCACCGGCTTCGTTCGCTCCGGCGACGCGCTCGGCCGGCCCGTGGGCGTCGCGGTCGATTCGAAGGGTGCGCTGCTGGTAGCCGACGACGTGGGCAACACCGTCTGGCGCGTCACCGCTTCGGGCGGCCGCTGA
- a CDS encoding GNAT family N-acetyltransferase, protein MTSIPTLTTERLLLRPFRDGDLDAYAAIVADPEVTRFLGDGKPLGRVDAWRQMAFFVGHWELRGFGIWAVEERATGVLMGRIGLFEPEGWPGFELGYTLGRNFWGRGYASEGARAALAYAREVLGRERVISLIRAENAGSVRVAEGLGAVLQGELEFFGAPALVYAYPPTG, encoded by the coding sequence ATGACGAGCATCCCCACCCTCACGACCGAGCGGCTGCTGCTGCGGCCGTTCCGCGACGGCGACCTGGACGCGTACGCCGCCATCGTCGCGGACCCCGAGGTCACGCGCTTCCTCGGCGACGGCAAGCCGCTCGGGCGAGTCGACGCGTGGCGGCAGATGGCATTCTTCGTGGGGCACTGGGAGCTGCGCGGCTTCGGCATCTGGGCGGTCGAGGAGCGCGCGACCGGAGTGCTCATGGGCCGCATCGGCCTGTTCGAGCCGGAAGGCTGGCCGGGCTTTGAGCTGGGGTACACCCTTGGCCGCAACTTCTGGGGCCGCGGCTACGCGAGCGAGGGTGCCCGCGCCGCCCTCGCCTACGCGCGCGAGGTGCTGGGCCGCGAGCGCGTCATCAGCCTCATCCGCGCGGAGAACGCCGGCTCCGTCCGCGTCGCCGAGGGCTTGGGCGCGGTCCTGCAAGGCGAGCTCGAGTTCTTCGGCGCCCCTGCGCTCGTCTACGCGTATCCGCCCACGGGCTGA
- a CDS encoding error-prone DNA polymerase: protein MNAALYAELHCHTAFSLGDGASTPEALADRAARLGYGALAVTDHDDLGGAVRFSRACGEAGIQAVLGAELTLADRSHLTLLVENSEGWRNLCALVSRARMGSPRGAPGISTDALAERSAGLVALSGCPRGRVPRLLREGRAEEARAVAGEMRDIFGKRFLLEAWDHRTHREASLCADLLDVAREMEIPWVVTNDVHYADAPARAVHDALVCLRRRVTLDEAHRRGWLKPSAEWCLQPPDEMVRRWRASPEGVRRTLEVAERCSGFRMTDIPPAQPRFPLPSAWDSADAFLRHLAEAGLRERLPGASPKHLRQLEHELEVIRGIGLADHFLVVWDICLFARRSGIMCQGRGSAANSLVCYALRITAVDPVANDLLFERFVSPERPEPPDIDVDFAAHDARERVLQYVYERYGREHAAMVCTHVEYRGRSAVRDAMRVLGFPASQGDWLAKRLDGHAGASTAAEWLEMSEGKALAAVGLDPAEPRARALVRLVSGLAGLPRHRGIHSGGFVLSGTPLGETVPIEPASMARRSVIQWDKDDCADAGLPKFDLLGLGMLRLLGECVDRIREWRGIEIDIGTLPLDDPAVFAQIGAADTVGLFQIESRAQANFLPRLKPTCFYDVVISVGAIRPGPMLGGQVREMLARRRGAVPTEYPHPDLEPVLKRTHGLALFQEQLMRCAIVVSGCTPGEADSLRRAMSRKRGSEQMRRATDTIRAGMAARGVEGEAAEKVLGWLEACASYTFPESHAISFALLAYASAWLRLRYPAEYLAAILNAQPMGFYPVSTLIHDARAHGVEVRPADLARSAWDCTLERREDSDEPAVRVGLRFVRGLGSRAGARLRAALAGGPFASVADVLERSGAGEAELRALAAAGAFRGWVDGGPRQELWTVLGELRARRSGGPLAPAVESGERMPEVPAAMRTILDHHATGFDVEGHPMRHLRDRVAAAGVQTVEALRKPGRRNGERVTAAGLVIVRQRPGTAKGFVFLGLEDETGRLDVIITPKLYAAERETINGSGILAVRGRLGVEDGVVNLKAERFFPLRLEDAAEVVRSHDYH from the coding sequence GTGAACGCTGCACTTTATGCCGAACTGCACTGTCACACCGCTTTCTCGCTCGGTGACGGTGCTTCCACTCCCGAGGCGCTGGCGGACCGCGCCGCCCGGCTCGGCTACGGCGCGCTGGCCGTCACCGACCACGACGACCTGGGGGGCGCCGTGCGCTTCTCGCGGGCCTGCGGCGAGGCCGGAATCCAAGCGGTTTTGGGGGCGGAGCTTACCCTCGCGGACCGTTCGCACCTCACCCTGCTTGTGGAAAACTCCGAGGGCTGGAGAAACCTCTGCGCGCTGGTGTCGAGGGCGCGGATGGGGTCGCCTCGCGGAGCGCCCGGCATCTCCACCGACGCGCTGGCGGAGCGGTCCGCCGGCCTCGTCGCGCTCTCCGGCTGTCCCCGCGGACGCGTGCCCCGGCTGCTGCGCGAAGGGCGCGCGGAAGAGGCGCGCGCGGTGGCGGGGGAGATGCGCGACATCTTCGGAAAGCGCTTCCTGCTGGAGGCGTGGGACCACCGCACCCACCGCGAGGCGTCGCTCTGCGCGGACCTGCTGGACGTGGCGCGGGAGATGGAGATCCCGTGGGTGGTCACCAACGACGTGCACTATGCCGACGCCCCCGCGCGCGCCGTGCACGACGCGCTGGTCTGCCTGCGCCGCCGCGTGACGCTGGACGAGGCGCACCGCCGCGGCTGGCTCAAGCCGTCCGCCGAATGGTGCCTCCAGCCGCCGGACGAGATGGTGCGCCGCTGGCGCGCATCTCCCGAAGGCGTCCGCCGCACGCTGGAGGTGGCCGAGCGCTGCTCCGGGTTCCGGATGACCGACATCCCCCCGGCGCAGCCGCGCTTTCCCCTGCCCTCCGCGTGGGACTCGGCCGACGCGTTCCTGCGGCACCTGGCCGAGGCGGGGCTGCGCGAGCGTCTGCCCGGCGCGTCGCCGAAGCACCTGCGGCAGCTGGAGCACGAGCTGGAGGTCATCCGCGGCATCGGGCTGGCGGACCACTTCCTGGTGGTGTGGGACATCTGCCTCTTCGCGCGCCGCTCGGGCATCATGTGCCAGGGCCGCGGCTCGGCCGCCAACAGCCTGGTGTGCTACGCGCTGCGCATCACCGCGGTGGACCCCGTCGCCAACGACCTGCTCTTCGAGCGCTTCGTATCTCCCGAGCGCCCCGAGCCGCCGGACATCGACGTGGACTTCGCCGCGCACGACGCCCGCGAGCGCGTCCTCCAGTACGTGTACGAGCGCTACGGGCGCGAGCACGCGGCCATGGTGTGCACCCACGTGGAGTACCGCGGCCGCTCCGCCGTGCGCGACGCCATGCGCGTGCTGGGCTTCCCCGCCTCGCAGGGCGACTGGCTGGCCAAGCGGCTCGACGGGCACGCGGGCGCCTCCACCGCGGCCGAGTGGCTGGAGATGTCGGAAGGCAAGGCGCTCGCGGCGGTGGGCCTGGACCCGGCGGAGCCGCGGGCGCGGGCCCTCGTCCGCCTCGTCTCCGGCCTGGCCGGCCTGCCGCGCCACCGCGGCATCCACAGCGGCGGCTTCGTGCTCTCCGGCACGCCGCTCGGCGAGACGGTGCCCATCGAGCCCGCGTCCATGGCGCGCCGCTCCGTCATCCAGTGGGACAAGGACGACTGCGCCGACGCGGGGCTGCCCAAGTTCGACCTGCTGGGCCTGGGCATGCTCCGCCTGCTGGGCGAGTGCGTGGACAGGATACGCGAGTGGAGAGGAATCGAGATCGACATCGGCACGCTGCCGCTGGACGACCCCGCCGTCTTCGCCCAGATCGGCGCGGCCGACACCGTGGGCCTCTTCCAGATCGAGAGCCGCGCGCAGGCCAACTTCCTCCCGCGGCTGAAGCCGACCTGCTTCTACGACGTGGTCATCTCCGTGGGCGCCATCCGGCCGGGGCCCATGCTGGGCGGGCAGGTTCGGGAGATGCTGGCGCGGCGGCGCGGGGCAGTGCCGACCGAGTATCCGCATCCCGACCTGGAGCCGGTGCTGAAGCGGACGCACGGGCTGGCGCTGTTCCAGGAGCAGCTCATGCGCTGCGCCATCGTGGTCAGCGGCTGCACCCCCGGCGAGGCCGACAGCCTGCGGCGCGCCATGAGCCGCAAGCGCGGCAGCGAGCAGATGCGGCGCGCCACCGACACCATCCGCGCGGGGATGGCCGCCCGCGGCGTGGAGGGCGAGGCGGCCGAGAAGGTGCTGGGCTGGCTGGAGGCGTGCGCCAGCTACACCTTCCCCGAGTCGCACGCCATCTCCTTCGCGCTGCTCGCCTACGCCTCGGCCTGGCTGCGGCTGCGGTACCCGGCGGAGTACCTGGCAGCCATCCTCAACGCGCAGCCCATGGGCTTCTACCCCGTCTCCACGCTCATCCACGACGCGCGGGCACACGGCGTGGAGGTGCGGCCGGCGGACCTGGCGCGAAGCGCGTGGGACTGCACGCTGGAGCGGAGGGAAGATTCGGACGAGCCCGCCGTGCGCGTGGGGCTGCGCTTCGTGCGCGGGCTGGGGTCGCGCGCGGGGGCGCGGCTGCGGGCGGCGCTCGCGGGCGGCCCGTTCGCCTCCGTCGCAGACGTGCTGGAGCGCTCCGGCGCGGGCGAGGCCGAGCTGCGCGCCCTGGCAGCAGCGGGCGCCTTCCGCGGCTGGGTGGACGGCGGCCCGCGCCAGGAGCTGTGGACGGTGCTGGGCGAGCTGCGCGCGCGGCGCAGTGGCGGCCCGCTGGCGCCCGCCGTCGAGTCCGGCGAGAGGATGCCGGAGGTGCCCGCGGCGATGCGGACGATCCTGGACCACCACGCCACCGGCTTCGACGTGGAGGGGCACCCCATGCGCCACCTGCGCGACCGCGTGGCCGCCGCGGGTGTGCAGACCGTGGAGGCGCTGCGGAAGCCGGGGCGGCGCAACGGCGAGCGCGTGACCGCCGCCGGGCTGGTGATCGTGCGGCAGCGGCCGGGCACCGCCAAAGGCTTCGTCTTCCTGGGACTGGAGGACGAGACGGGGCGGCTGGACGTCATCATCACTCCCAAGCTGTACGCCGCCGAGCGGGAAACCATCAACGGCAGCGGCATCCTGGCCGTGCGCGGGCGGTTGGGCGTGGAGGACGGAGTGGTCAACCTCAAGGCCGAGCGCTTCTTCCCCCTCCGCCTGGAAGACGCCGCCGAGGTCGTCCGCTCCCACGACTACCACTGA
- a CDS encoding iron ABC transporter permease, producing MSRGASSATAVGARRGTLLLAVPVALLLVWLVLYPNLFVLFGSFTEAGRPTAAHYARFFASRSELGALWASVWISAASVVLSALVGVPLAFLFARRDFPGRKLLGGLAAMPVLLPPLVGTISFLFLYGETGFFTRGVQLLLGMSDAPWRLTGPWAVLLVHAYTMYVYFYLFTAAGLARLDAGYAEAASALGAGRWTTLRRVTLPMLAPALGGAALLVFMTSMASFSAPYVFGGGFRVLTTQIYASKLNGEEGLVSVEAVVLAVVSLLFLVGLQRYEAAREYTGASKGLGTAPRTRSRRGWLLTLGASLGVGFLLLPHLTVFVVSLVPEGTWTTELVPPTYSLGGYRTLFADRERLVPVLNSLRMATVATLANVVFAFGAGYLLARRRFRGRAMVNALVVLPWALPGTVLAIALATTFSVHSPLTGRFVLVGTFAILPLAYFIRNVPLVTRAALSSFRQLDPSLEEAAASLGAGRTRTLGRVVLPLVLPGLAAGALLAFVTALGEFVASILLYTNRTRPISIEMLSQLRAFDFGGASAYGVMLIVLVAIVFAFGYGTVSEG from the coding sequence GTGAGCCGCGGCGCATCGTCCGCCACCGCGGTCGGAGCGCGCCGTGGGACGCTGCTGCTGGCGGTCCCGGTCGCGCTCCTCCTCGTCTGGCTCGTCCTCTATCCCAACCTCTTCGTCCTCTTCGGAAGCTTCACGGAAGCCGGGCGGCCGACGGCGGCGCACTACGCCCGCTTCTTCGCCAGCCGGTCGGAGCTGGGGGCGCTGTGGGCGAGCGTGTGGATCTCTGCCGCGAGCGTGGTGCTGTCCGCGCTGGTGGGCGTGCCGCTCGCCTTCCTATTCGCGCGGCGGGACTTTCCCGGGCGCAAGCTGCTGGGCGGACTGGCGGCCATGCCGGTGCTCCTGCCGCCGCTCGTGGGCACCATCTCGTTCCTCTTCCTGTACGGCGAGACGGGCTTCTTCACCCGCGGCGTGCAGCTGCTGCTGGGGATGAGCGACGCGCCGTGGCGGCTGACGGGGCCGTGGGCGGTGCTGCTGGTGCACGCGTACACGATGTACGTCTACTTCTACCTCTTCACCGCCGCAGGCCTCGCCCGTCTGGACGCGGGATATGCGGAAGCCGCGTCGGCGCTGGGTGCAGGCAGATGGACGACGCTGCGGCGCGTCACGCTGCCGATGCTCGCTCCCGCGCTGGGCGGCGCGGCGCTGCTGGTGTTCATGACGAGCATGGCGTCGTTCAGCGCGCCGTACGTGTTCGGCGGCGGGTTCCGCGTGCTGACCACGCAGATCTACGCGAGCAAGCTGAACGGCGAGGAAGGGCTGGTGTCGGTGGAGGCCGTCGTCCTCGCCGTCGTCTCGCTCCTCTTCCTCGTCGGGTTGCAGAGGTACGAGGCGGCGCGGGAGTACACCGGCGCGTCCAAGGGCCTGGGCACGGCGCCGCGGACGAGGTCGCGGCGGGGCTGGCTCCTCACGCTCGGCGCGTCGCTGGGAGTTGGCTTCCTGCTGCTGCCGCACCTCACCGTCTTCGTGGTCTCCCTCGTCCCGGAAGGCACATGGACGACGGAGCTGGTGCCGCCCACGTACTCGTTGGGAGGATACCGGACGCTCTTCGCGGACCGCGAGCGGCTGGTGCCGGTGCTCAACTCGCTCCGGATGGCGACGGTGGCGACGCTGGCGAACGTGGTCTTCGCCTTCGGCGCCGGCTACCTGCTCGCCCGCCGCCGCTTCCGGGGACGGGCGATGGTCAACGCGCTCGTCGTGCTGCCGTGGGCGCTGCCGGGCACCGTGCTCGCCATCGCGCTCGCGACCACGTTCAGCGTGCACAGCCCGCTCACGGGACGGTTCGTCCTGGTGGGCACCTTCGCCATCCTGCCGCTGGCGTACTTCATCCGCAATGTGCCGCTGGTCACGCGGGCCGCGCTCTCCAGCTTCCGCCAGCTCGACCCGTCGTTGGAAGAAGCGGCGGCGTCGCTCGGCGCCGGGCGCACGCGGACGCTGGGGCGCGTGGTGCTCCCGCTGGTGCTGCCGGGGCTGGCGGCGGGCGCGCTGCTGGCGTTCGTGACCGCGCTTGGCGAGTTCGTCGCCTCCATCCTGCTCTACACCAACCGCACGCGGCCCATCTCCATCGAGATGCTGTCGCAGCTGCGCGCCTTCGACTTCGGCGGCGCGTCGGCATACGGCGTGATGCTCATCGTCCTCGTCGCCATCGTCTTCGCCTTCGGCTACGGCACCGTCAGCGAGGGCTGA
- a CDS encoding ABC transporter ATP-binding protein gives MLRLEELTRRFGDVVAVDGVSLEVARGEVLTLLGPSGCGKTTTLRMIAGFEQPTGGRILVDGRDVTALGPQKRGMGMVFQSYALFPHMDVRRNVEFGLRSRGDRGADVAARAERALELVEMGGYGNRKVQELSGGQQQRVALARAIAPEPPVILLDEPLSNLDAALRERTRDELRTLLKRLGTTAVFVTHDQEEAFALADRVAVLNGGRLQQLDTPEALYGSPANAFVAGFLGRANFFPARVIGPEGGGVVCELAGGVRWRALGAPGASTVSGDAVRLMVRPEQLRVFPAAALRERGPGELDGRVLDRRFAGAASFYRIAWGDAELTAQGGADDARPGDAVFVGMADGALAAAFPPETA, from the coding sequence GTGCTGAGGCTGGAGGAGCTGACCCGCCGCTTCGGCGACGTGGTGGCGGTGGACGGCGTGTCGCTGGAGGTCGCGCGCGGCGAGGTGCTCACGCTGCTGGGCCCCAGCGGCTGCGGGAAGACGACGACGCTGCGCATGATCGCCGGCTTCGAGCAGCCTACCGGGGGGCGAATTCTCGTGGACGGCCGCGACGTGACGGCGCTGGGGCCGCAGAAGCGCGGGATGGGGATGGTGTTCCAGAGCTACGCCCTGTTCCCGCACATGGACGTGCGCCGCAACGTGGAGTTCGGGCTGCGCTCGCGCGGCGACCGGGGGGCGGACGTGGCCGCGCGGGCGGAGCGCGCGCTGGAGCTGGTGGAGATGGGCGGCTACGGGAATCGGAAGGTGCAGGAGCTTTCCGGCGGCCAGCAGCAGCGCGTGGCGCTGGCCCGCGCCATCGCCCCCGAGCCGCCGGTGATCCTGCTGGACGAGCCGCTGTCCAACCTGGACGCGGCGTTGCGCGAGCGGACGCGCGACGAGCTTCGCACGCTGCTCAAGCGGCTGGGCACCACCGCCGTCTTCGTCACGCACGACCAGGAAGAGGCGTTCGCGCTGGCGGACCGCGTCGCCGTCCTCAACGGCGGCCGCCTTCAGCAGCTGGACACGCCGGAGGCTCTGTACGGCTCCCCCGCGAACGCTTTCGTCGCGGGCTTCCTGGGGCGCGCGAACTTCTTCCCCGCGCGCGTGATCGGGCCCGAGGGCGGCGGCGTGGTGTGCGAGCTGGCGGGCGGCGTCCGCTGGCGCGCGCTGGGTGCTCCAGGTGCATCGACCGTTTCGGGAGATGCGGTGCGGCTGATGGTGCGGCCGGAGCAGCTTCGCGTGTTCCCCGCGGCGGCGCTGCGGGAGCGCGGGCCGGGGGAGCTGGACGGCCGCGTGCTGGACCGCCGTTTCGCGGGCGCCGCATCCTTCTACCGAATCGCCTGGGGAGATGCGGAGCTGACCGCGCAGGGCGGGGCCGACGATGCACGGCCGGGAGATGCGGTCTTCGTCGGCATGGCGGACGGGGCGCTCGCCGCCGCCTTCCCGCCGGAGACGGCGTGA
- a CDS encoding extracellular solute-binding protein, translated as MVALVLAACGGGGDGREVLTVYSPHGREMLQAFEKGFEAAHPGVDVQPVDMGSQEVLDRLRSEKANPQADVWFGAPSSTFQDAAKDSLLERYVPTWATALPADARDPAGLWHGTYVTPEVIAYNSKAVAAADAPKDWADVLDPKWRGKVLIRDPMESGTMRTIFGMMLERSLRQTGDTTQGMAWLRRLDGQTKEYVLNPTLLYQKLARQEGLVTLWDMPDIEALKAKGTFPIAYTFPTSGTPLPVDAVAVVRGTKHQKLAREFVEYVGGTGGVVMAARQFFRLPARNDIPEDSLTPALRRARQQIVREPVDWNVLQQKTPGWMRYWDENVRKRS; from the coding sequence GTGGTCGCCCTCGTGCTGGCGGCTTGCGGGGGCGGGGGGGATGGGCGCGAGGTGCTGACGGTGTACTCGCCGCACGGGCGCGAGATGCTGCAGGCGTTCGAGAAGGGCTTCGAGGCGGCACACCCCGGCGTAGACGTGCAGCCGGTGGACATGGGCAGCCAGGAGGTGCTGGACCGCCTGCGAAGCGAGAAGGCCAACCCGCAGGCGGACGTGTGGTTCGGCGCCCCCTCGTCCACCTTCCAGGACGCGGCGAAGGACTCGCTGCTGGAGAGGTACGTGCCGACTTGGGCGACGGCGCTCCCCGCCGACGCGCGCGACCCCGCCGGCCTGTGGCACGGCACCTACGTGACGCCCGAGGTCATCGCCTACAACAGCAAGGCCGTAGCGGCTGCGGACGCGCCGAAGGACTGGGCCGACGTGCTGGACCCGAAGTGGCGCGGCAAGGTGCTGATCCGTGACCCGATGGAGAGCGGGACGATGCGCACCATCTTCGGGATGATGCTGGAGCGCTCGCTGCGGCAGACGGGCGACACAACGCAGGGCATGGCGTGGCTGCGGCGGCTGGACGGGCAGACCAAGGAGTACGTGCTGAACCCCACGCTGCTCTACCAGAAGCTCGCGCGGCAGGAGGGCCTGGTGACGCTGTGGGACATGCCGGACATCGAGGCGCTGAAGGCGAAGGGCACCTTCCCCATCGCGTACACCTTCCCCACGAGCGGCACGCCGCTGCCGGTGGATGCGGTCGCGGTGGTGCGTGGGACCAAGCACCAGAAGCTGGCGCGCGAGTTCGTGGAGTACGTGGGAGGGACGGGCGGGGTCGTGATGGCGGCGCGGCAGTTCTTCCGCCTGCCTGCGCGGAACGACATCCCGGAAGATTCGCTCACGCCCGCGCTGCGCCGCGCCCGCCAGCAGATCGTGCGCGAGCCGGTGGACTGGAACGTGTTGCAGCAGAAGACGCCCGGGTGGATGCGCTACTGGGACGAGAACGTGCGGAAGCGGAGCTGA
- a CDS encoding type II toxin-antitoxin system prevent-host-death family antitoxin — protein MIEVDFAQARASLGTLIDAVANGGERVLIRRGNGEDVALVPAAELRSLQETAHLLRSPKNTARLLRVILRAREGRSPAEG, from the coding sequence GTGATCGAAGTCGATTTCGCGCAGGCTCGCGCCTCTCTCGGCACTCTGATCGACGCGGTCGCGAACGGGGGCGAGAGGGTCCTGATCCGCCGTGGGAACGGTGAGGACGTCGCACTGGTCCCCGCCGCCGAGCTACGAAGCTTGCAGGAGACAGCCCACCTGCTCCGCTCGCCGAAGAATACCGCGCGCCTCCTGCGAGTGATCCTCCGTGCTCGGGAAGGCCGTTCCCCCGCGGAAGGCTGA
- a CDS encoding DUF433 domain-containing protein, which yields MRMDAAEPPCTAGGRPAVVHSDPEILSGTPVFAGTQVPVQTFIDWLMGGYTVDAFIDNFPTVRREQVSAFFSQGVEALLPGR from the coding sequence ATGAGGATGGACGCGGCAGAGCCGCCGTGTACCGCCGGGGGCCGCCCGGCCGTCGTCCACAGCGATCCGGAAATCCTGTCCGGCACGCCCGTGTTCGCTGGCACCCAGGTTCCGGTGCAGACGTTCATCGATTGGCTGATGGGCGGCTACACGGTGGACGCCTTCATCGACAACTTCCCCACCGTGCGGCGCGAGCAGGTCAGCGCCTTCTTCTCCCAAGGGGTGGAGGCGCTGCTTCCCGGCAGGTGA